The genomic stretch CGGGAGGCGACCACGCCGACGCGCGGCGGCTCCGGGGCGAGGCTCAGCTCGAGGACCTGCCGCTCCTCGGCGCGGGAGGGGTAGTCGACCCGGACCTTGAGGAGGAAGCGGTCGAGCTGGGCCTCGGGCAGGGGATAGGTGCCCTCCTGCTCGATGGGGTTCTGGGTCGCGATGACGAGGAAGGGGTCATCGAGTGGGAAGGTCTGGCCGCCGATTGAGACCTGCCGCTCCTGCATCGCTTCGAGGAGGGCGGATTGGACCTTGGCCGGGGCGCGGTTGATTTCGTCGGCGAGGACGAAGTTCGCGAAGATGGGCCCCTTGCGGATGGTGAACTGGCCATCACGGGCGTTGAAGATTTCGGTGCCGACGAGGTCGGCCGGGAGGAGGTCGGGCGTGAACTGAATACGGACGGACTGGAGGTCGAGGGCGCGGGCGAGGGTCGAGACGGTGAGGGACTTGGCGAGGCCGGGGACGCCCTCGACGAGGATGTGGCCGTTGCAGAGGAGGCCGATGAGGAGGCGGTCGATGAGGCGGTCCTGGCCGATGATGACGCGGTGGACCTCGGCGCGGACGCGGGCGAGGGTGTCGGCGGCGAGAGCGGCGGCGGGCGAGAGTGGGGGTGCGCCGGGCGGCACGGCAGGCTCCGGGGCTACAGGGTGCCCGTATTGTAGGCGGGCCGAGGGTAAAGCCGGCGAGAGGCTGGACGAAGGACGACGGCCGGGGGAAGGGTCAGTCGTCGATTGGCGCCGACAGGGCGGCGAGGTCGAGGCTGGCGCGGGTGAAGCTGACGGCCCAGACGGCGCGGGCGCCGTGGTCGAGGAGGGCGCGGGCGCATTCGCGGGCGGTGGCGCCGGAGGTAATGACGTCATCGATGAGGCCGATGACGAGGCCATCGAGCGGCGGACCTTCGGCGGCAAAGGCGCCGGCCAGGGCGGCGGCGCGGGCGGCGGCCGTGCGGCGCACCTGAGTGCCGGTGTTGCGGACGCGGCGCAGGCGGGCGGGGGCGGGCGGGAGGCCGGCATGGCGAAGGAGGAGCTCGGCCTGGTTGAAGCCGCGGTCGCGTTCGCGGCTGCGGTGGAGGGGGACGGCGACCCAGCCATCGACGGGCAGGTCTGACGCGACCCGGGCGAGCCGCTCGGCCATGAGCGGGGCGAGCGCCCGGTACCGCTGATACTTGAGGCGGTGGACGAGGGCGCGGGCGGCACCGACGTGTTCGTAGACGGAGCGGATGCCGGCGAGTTCGCGCCAGCCGAAGCAGCGGGGGCAGAAATCGGCGCCGTCCCAGGCGGCGGAGCAGTTGCCGCAGCGGCCGGGGCCAACGGCGGGCTGGAGACGGGCTTCGCAGGCGGGGCAGAGGGCGGTATCGAAGGCGCCGCAACCGGCGCAGCGGAGCGGGAAGAGGAGGTCGACGGCGCGTTCGAGCAGGGCGCGGGGGCGCATCGCGGGGAGGATAGCAACCGCCGGCACCGGGCGGGGCTACAATGGGGGCATGGGTTCGGTCACGGTGCTGCTCTTCGCTTCGCTGGCGGAACGGGCCGGGACCCGGCGGCTCGAGGTCGAGGTCGGCGAGGGGGAAGTGGTGCGGGACGTGCGCGACCGGGTGGTGGCGCGGTATCCGCAGCTGGCCGCGGCCGTGCCGACGCTGATGTATGCGCTGGATGAGGAGTACGCGCGGGAGGACGCACCGGTGCGAGCCGGGGCGACGCTCGCGCTGATCCCGCCGGTTTCGGGAGGTTGACGATGCTGATCCGGGTGACGGAGGAGCCGCTTTCGGCGGACGAGGCGGCGCGGGCAGTGGCCTCGCCGGCGGCCGGGGCGATCAACGTCTTCCTCGGGGTGGTGCGGAACACCAACCTGGGGCGCGCGGTCTCGCACCTGGTGTACGACGCCTACCCGACGATGGCGGAGAAGGAGATGCGGGCGATTGCGGAGGAAGCGAAGGCGCGGTTCGGGCTCGAGGACTGCGCGATCCTGCACCGGACCGGGAGGCTGGAGATCGGCGAGACGAGCCTGGTGGTGGCGGTGAGCTGCGGCCACCGGCGGGAGTCGTACGAGGCGGGGCTGTGGATTGTGAACGAGGTGAAGAAGCGGGTGCCGGTGTGGAAGAAGGAAGTCTGGGAGGACGGGGAGGAATGGATCGAGGGGCCGGAATCGCTCGGGATGCAGCAGGCGCCGGCGAGCATGCGCCCATGACCAGCCACCCGCACGCGTTCAGCCGGTACTGCATGCACTGCGGGCAGCGGCTGACGACGGCGATCCCGGAGGGGGACACCAAGCGGCGGATGGTCTGCCTCGATTGCGGGTTTGTGCACTACCTGAACCCGCGGCCGGTGGCGGGCATCATCCCGGTGCGGGAGGACGGCCGGCTGCTGCTGGTGCGGCGGACGGTCGAGCCGCGGAGCGGGACCTGGGTGTTCCCCGGCGGGTACATGGACCTCGGGGAGACGGCCGAGGAGGCGGCGATGCGGGAGACGCTGGAGGAGGCGCACCTGGAGGTGGCGGACCTGCGGCTGGTGGGGGTGTTCACGCGGACCGGGCCGGGGATTGTGGTGATTGTGTACGAGGGGCGGGCGCTGGGCGAGGGGGCGCCGGGGCACGAGACGAGCGAGGTCCGGTGGTTCGCGCCGGAGGCGATCCCGTGGGACGAGCTGGCGTTCGACAGCACGGAGGCGGCGCTGCGGGCGTGGGCGCGGCAGCGCGGGCTGGACATCCCGGAGATCAGGGCAGGGTGAGGAACGGCTCGGCGCGGGCGGCGGTGCCGTACTCAAGGGCGGCCGGGCGGACGCCGGGAGGGAGGTCGTAGGCGACCCAGCCTGCGACGCTGTCGCCCGCGGCGAGGGTGCCGATGCGCAGGGCGGGCTCCTGGCTGGCGAGGGCCCAGCCGTAGCGGACGCCGTCGCTCCCGCGGAGGCGGATGGAGGCGAAGTTGCAGGCGGCGCCTGCCTCGACAGGTTCGAGCCGGAGGAGGATGCCGATGCGGCGAAGGCCGGGCTTGACGGGGTAGATGCCCGCGGGTTCGGGGTCGGCGATTTGGAGGACGGTGTAGCGGATGCCCTGGTGGATGGCGGTGAGCCCTGGAGCGGCGGCGATAGGCGATGCGGTTTCGCCCCCGGCGGACCCGGTGAGCGGGCCGGCGGAGGGGGGTGTGGTGACGGCGATACGCTCGGCTTCGCGGGCGAGGAAGACGGCGAGGCCGACGAGGAGCAGGAGGGTGCCGGCGGCGAAGAACAGGAGCCCGCGCTTCCAGGTCACGCCGGCATCGTACCGGGCGGCGGGTTAGCGTGCGCGGCGGGGCGTGCGGGCCGGTCCGGAGGCGCCGCGCCCGAGGTGGTAGTGGGGTGCGAGGATGACGATGATGGCGCCGGCGCGGGGGTCGGCGATGCGGGCGACGATACGGGAATTGACGGCCTGCAGCTCCTCGAGGGAGCGGTCGGAGGTGACGACGGTTGGCAGGCCGGCGACGTGGCGGTAGTTGACGACCTGGTAGAGCTTCTCCTGCGCCCAGGGGGTGGCGGCCTGTGCGCCGAAGTCGTCGAGGACGAGGAGGTCGGCGGTGCGGACGCGTTCGAACAGTTCGTCGTAGGGGAGTTCGCGGCCGGGTGCGAAGGAGGCGCGGAGGTAGTCGAGGAGGTCGGGGACGACGGCGAAGACGACCGACTGGCCGCGTTCGAGGGCGCGGTTGGCGATGGCACCGGCGAGGTGGGTCTTGCCGCAGCCATTCGTGCCGCAGAAGACGAGCCAGCCCTGGGGGGCCTCGGCGTACTGACGAGCGGCTTCGAAGGCGGCTTCGAGGGAGGCGCGCTCTTCGTCGCGGAGGCCGGGGGCGCGAACATCAAAGGTGCGGAACTGGAATGCGGCGAGTCGCTCGCGGGTCATGCCGCCGATTTCGAAGTAGCCGGCGGCGGGGCCCCCGCCGAGGGTGACAAGGCGCGCCAGGGCGGGGTCGAGGAGGCGGGTGGCGAGGCGGGGGTCGAGGGTGGATGGCGGGGTGCTCGTGGTGATGACCGTGGGGAGGGCGAGGTTGAAGCGGTGATTGATGACCTGGAGGAGCTTTTCACGGGCCCACGGGGTGCCGGAGGCGCCATCGAGGTCGTCGAGGATGAGGAGCGGGGCGTTGCGGACCTGTTCGAAGACGCGGTTGAAGGAGAGGTCTTCGTCGTCGGTGTCGTAGCCGGCGCGGAGGTGGTCGAGGAGGTCGGCGACGACCATGAAGAGGACGGGATGGCCGAGTTCGATGCGGCGGTTGGCGAGGGCGGCAGCGAGGTGGGTCTTGCCGGTGCCGGAGGGGCCGCTGAGGACGAGCCAGCCTTCGGGGCGCTCGGCGAAGGCGCGGGCGGCGGCCACGGCGTCTTCGAAGGCGTCATCGGCACCGGTGCGGCCGCGGGGGTTGAGGGTGGCGAAGGTGAAGCGGGCGAGGGCGCCGATGTTGCTGAGGCGGGTCAGCCGTTCGCGGCGCTGGTCTTCGGCTTCATCGAGGACGCAGTCGCAGGGTTCGGCGCGGCCGAAGCGGGGGTGGCCGACGGGGTAGGGGCGGCGGACGAAGCCGGCGCCGCGGCAGATGGGGCAGGCGGTCTCCTCTTCGGGGTCGGGGGCGTCAGCGGTAGCGGGCGATGTTGCCGAAGGGTCCGCCGAGGAAGCGGCGTTTCGCATCTTCGAGAGCATCTCGTCCAGTCGTTTCATCGGGGCGGCCCTCCAGAGCCCAGGTCTCGAGCATGCGCTGGATGTAGCGCCAGTTGCGGATGTTGCGTTCGGCGGCTTCGCGGAAGGCGTCTTCGATCCAATCTGGGGGATAGGCGGCTTCGGCCTCAACGAGCTTTTCGGCGACGAGGGGGGTGATGGTGCCGATGTGCTCTTCGTAGAGGCGGAAGATGCCGGGGCGCTCTTCGCGGGCGCGGAGCGGGGCGACGGCTGCGCCGGGCCGGAGTTCGAGTTCGCCGGCGAGGGCGCGGGCGATCGAGCGGCGGGCAGCGGGGGTGTTGACGAAGTAGAGGGCTTCGGGGCCGCCGGGGCCGCGCACTTCGAGGGCGAGGAGGGCGCGGAGTTCGAGGCAGCGCTGGAGGCCGGCATCGAGGCCGGGGCGGCCGCCGGCGAGGCGTTCGAAGGAGCGGCGGGCCGGCTCGTGGGCCCAGATGGCGTCGGCGGAGACGCAGCGGGGCTCGGCCTTCAGCTCCTGTGTGAGGCGTGCGACCCAGAGGAAGGCAAGGAGGTCGCCGGGGGCGTCCATGCGGGGGAGGACGGTAGCGAAGAAGAGGTTGGGGATGGCGGTGGCCTTGCCGATGCCCGGGAAGCCGGCGAAGGCGTCGTGGTTAGAGGAGGTCGTCATCGGTCTTCAGGACCCAGTCTTCGAAGCGTGCGAAGGGTGCGCGGAAGCGGAGTTCGATGGTGCCGATGGGGCCGTGGCGGTTCTTGGCGACGATGACCTGTGCGACGCCGCGGGGGTAAGCGGACTCGGGGAGGTCGGGGTGCTGCTGGGCCCACTGCTCGGGGGTGACGTAGAGCTCCTCTCGGCTGAGGAAGATGACGATATCGGCGTCCTGTTCGATGGAGCCGGAGTCGCGGAGGTCGGAGAGCATCGGGATGCGGGGGTGGCGGTTTTCGATGGCGCGGGAGAGCTGGGCGAGGGCGATGATGGGGACATCGAGTTCGCGGGCGAGGCTCTTGAGGGTGCGGGAGATGTAGGAGATCTCCTGCACGCGGTTTTCGCGGGAGCCGGTGGATTCGCCCTGCATGAGCTGGAGGTAGTCGATGATGATGAGGTCGAGGCCGCCGGCCTGCCCGGCGAGGCGGCGGGCGCGTGCGCGGAGCTCGGCGACGGTGAGGAAGGGGGAGTCATCGAACCAGATGTTGGCCTCGGAGAGGCGGGAGGCGGCGTTGATGACCTTCCGCTCTTCGAATTCGGTGTTCTGGCCGAGGCGGAGGCGGTTGCTTTCGACGCCGGCCTCTGCGCTGAGGAGGCGGACGGCGAGCTGCTCGGCGGACATTTCGAGGGAGAAGACGGCGACGTTCGCTTTCTGGAGGATGGCGGCGTTGCGGGCGATGCCGAGGGCGAAGCTGGATTTTCCGACGCTGGGGCGGGCGCCGATGATGACGAGGTCGGAGCGCTTGAAGCCGCCGAGGAGAGTATCGAGGTCGGTGAAGCCGGAGCGGATGGCGGAGATCTGGAGGCGCTCGGCCTCGGCGGGGTCCTGTTCGAGGTAGGCATCGAGGACCTGCCGGATGTGGACGAAATCGCGGAAGGATTCGCCGCCGCGGAGGCGCTGGATGAGGGATTCGGCGCGGGTGAAGACGGTCTCGATTTCGGCGGGGGCCTCGTAGGCCATCTGCATGATGGCGGCGGCGGCGTGGATGAGACCGCGGTAGGTGGCGTCGCGCTTGACGATGCGGGCGTAGAACTCGACGCCGATGGAGGTGGGCAGGCGGCGGATGATGTCGGCGAGGAAGGTTTGGCCGCCGACATCTTCGAGCTGGTCGCGGACGGCGAGTTCGTGGGCGACGGTGATCTGGTTGATGACTTCGTCGCGGTTCCAGAGGGCGAGGCAGGCGTCGTAGATCCAGCCGTGCTTTTCGCGGAAGAAGTCGGAGGGCTTGAGGATGTTGACGACGGCGAGCATGGCATCGGGGTCGACCATGAGGGAGGCGATGACGGCCTCCTCGGCCTCGATGTCATGCGGAGGGAGGCGTTCGAGGGGTGCGAGGGTCATGGGTGAAGGAGGGACGCAGGAGACGCTGGCGTGCGCGGCGGGGGTGCGAGTCCTGTCCCTACGGCCCTCCTTTCGCGGTTATTCGGCGGACTCGGTGGCGGGCGCTTCAGCAGCGCGGGCGGCCTCCAGCTTTTCGACCACGGGCTTCGAGGCAGCGTCGGGGACGACGTCGACGGTGACGGTGACGCTGACGTTGCGGGTGAACTTGATATCGACGGGCCGCTGACCGAGTTCGCGGATCGGCTCGGGGAGGAGCACCTGCTGGTGCTCGAGCTCGACGCCGGTGGCGGCGTGGATGGCCGCGGCGACATCGCGGTTGGTCACGGAGCCGAAGAGGCGGCCGGTTTCGCCGACGCGCGCTTCGATGCTGACGACGAGGTTTTCGAGTTTGGCGGCGATGGCGCGGGCCTCGGCGTCGAGTTTCTCCTGGCGGCGGGCTTCGCGCTGGGCGATGGCGTTCGCGCGGCGGAGGTTCTCTTTGGTGGTGGGGCCGGCGATGCCGCGGGGCAGGAGGTAGTTGCGGG from Tepidiforma thermophila encodes the following:
- a CDS encoding AAA family ATPase, translated to MPPGAPPLSPAAALAADTLARVRAEVHRVIIGQDRLIDRLLIGLLCNGHILVEGVPGLAKSLTVSTLARALDLQSVRIQFTPDLLPADLVGTEIFNARDGQFTIRKGPIFANFVLADEINRAPAKVQSALLEAMQERQVSIGGQTFPLDDPFLVIATQNPIEQEGTYPLPEAQLDRFLLKVRVDYPSRAEERQVLELSLAPEPPRVGVVASRQAILDARAAVHGVALDDAIRDYITQLVAATRRPADYRLPDLQPLIAFGASPRASISLALAARAHAFLHGRSYTTPDDVKAVAHEALRHRIITTYEADARELTPDDLIDRLLEGVDLP
- a CDS encoding ComF family protein, which encodes MRPRALLERAVDLLFPLRCAGCGAFDTALCPACEARLQPAVGPGRCGNCSAAWDGADFCPRCFGWRELAGIRSVYEHVGAARALVHRLKYQRYRALAPLMAERLARVASDLPVDGWVAVPLHRSRERDRGFNQAELLLRHAGLPPAPARLRRVRNTGTQVRRTAAARAAALAGAFAAEGPPLDGLVIGLIDDVITSGATARECARALLDHGARAVWAVSFTRASLDLAALSAPIDD
- the moaD gene encoding molybdopterin converting factor subunit 1 is translated as MGSVTVLLFASLAERAGTRRLEVEVGEGEVVRDVRDRVVARYPQLAAAVPTLMYALDEEYAREDAPVRAGATLALIPPVSGG
- a CDS encoding molybdenum cofactor biosynthesis protein MoaE produces the protein MLIRVTEEPLSADEAARAVASPAAGAINVFLGVVRNTNLGRAVSHLVYDAYPTMAEKEMRAIAEEAKARFGLEDCAILHRTGRLEIGETSLVVAVSCGHRRESYEAGLWIVNEVKKRVPVWKKEVWEDGEEWIEGPESLGMQQAPASMRP
- a CDS encoding NUDIX hydrolase, coding for MTSHPHAFSRYCMHCGQRLTTAIPEGDTKRRMVCLDCGFVHYLNPRPVAGIIPVREDGRLLLVRRTVEPRSGTWVFPGGYMDLGETAEEAAMRETLEEAHLEVADLRLVGVFTRTGPGIVVIVYEGRALGEGAPGHETSEVRWFAPEAIPWDELAFDSTEAALRAWARQRGLDIPEIRAG
- a CDS encoding ATP-binding protein is translated as MKRLDEMLSKMRNAASSADPSATSPATADAPDPEEETACPICRGAGFVRRPYPVGHPRFGRAEPCDCVLDEAEDQRRERLTRLSNIGALARFTFATLNPRGRTGADDAFEDAVAAARAFAERPEGWLVLSGPSGTGKTHLAAALANRRIELGHPVLFMVVADLLDHLRAGYDTDDEDLSFNRVFEQVRNAPLLILDDLDGASGTPWAREKLLQVINHRFNLALPTVITTSTPPSTLDPRLATRLLDPALARLVTLGGGPAAGYFEIGGMTRERLAAFQFRTFDVRAPGLRDEERASLEAAFEAARQYAEAPQGWLVFCGTNGCGKTHLAGAIANRALERGQSVVFAVVPDLLDYLRASFAPGRELPYDELFERVRTADLLVLDDFGAQAATPWAQEKLYQVVNYRHVAGLPTVVTSDRSLEELQAVNSRIVARIADPRAGAIIVILAPHYHLGRGASGPARTPRRAR
- a CDS encoding DnaD domain-containing protein; protein product: MTTSSNHDAFAGFPGIGKATAIPNLFFATVLPRMDAPGDLLAFLWVARLTQELKAEPRCVSADAIWAHEPARRSFERLAGGRPGLDAGLQRCLELRALLALEVRGPGGPEALYFVNTPAARRSIARALAGELELRPGAAVAPLRAREERPGIFRLYEEHIGTITPLVAEKLVEAEAAYPPDWIEDAFREAAERNIRNWRYIQRMLETWALEGRPDETTGRDALEDAKRRFLGGPFGNIARYR
- the dnaB gene encoding replicative DNA helicase, producing the protein MTLAPLERLPPHDIEAEEAVIASLMVDPDAMLAVVNILKPSDFFREKHGWIYDACLALWNRDEVINQITVAHELAVRDQLEDVGGQTFLADIIRRLPTSIGVEFYARIVKRDATYRGLIHAAAAIMQMAYEAPAEIETVFTRAESLIQRLRGGESFRDFVHIRQVLDAYLEQDPAEAERLQISAIRSGFTDLDTLLGGFKRSDLVIIGARPSVGKSSFALGIARNAAILQKANVAVFSLEMSAEQLAVRLLSAEAGVESNRLRLGQNTEFEERKVINAASRLSEANIWFDDSPFLTVAELRARARRLAGQAGGLDLIIIDYLQLMQGESTGSRENRVQEISYISRTLKSLARELDVPIIALAQLSRAIENRHPRIPMLSDLRDSGSIEQDADIVIFLSREELYVTPEQWAQQHPDLPESAYPRGVAQVIVAKNRHGPIGTIELRFRAPFARFEDWVLKTDDDLL
- the rplI gene encoding 50S ribosomal protein L9; the protein is MKVVFFEDVEGTAQAGEVKEVKNGFARNYLLPRGIAGPTTKENLRRANAIAQREARRQEKLDAEARAIAAKLENLVVSIEARVGETGRLFGSVTNRDVAAAIHAATGVELEHQQVLLPEPIRELGQRPVDIKFTRNVSVTVTVDVVPDAASKPVVEKLEAARAAEAPATESAE